Sequence from the Ereboglobus luteus genome:
ATGCGGAAGTTGCTTCTCGACGCGGCGGCGCGCGACGGCGGTTTTGCCGAGGGCAAGCTCAAGGTGCGCGGCTTGCACGGCATACCATGTGCCGTGGTTGTTGTTGGCGGCGGCCTCGGCGAGACCGATTTTGCTGGTGGTGAGCCAGGTGTGATACGACTCGAGCCAGGCGCGCATGGCGGTTTGTTTTTCGGCGGGCCATGCGGACGAGGCGGCGATGAGCGCGAGGCCGTCGGTGAGCGCGGTGATGTGACGGCCCTCGAGCACGCCGGCGCCGCGCCCGCTGTTGCGTCCGCGAATGCCTTGCGCGTGATTGAGGTTGGGGTTCATGCGCGTGGCTTCGTCGAGAAACCAGACGCGGGTGAGCATCGCGGCTTTTTCGGCGTAGGTTTCCCTGCCGGTGAGGTAATAGGCGAGGCCGAGCGTTTTGACGGCGTTGCAAATCCGGACGAACTTGAGCGCGTCGTTATCCCGCTTGCTCTCGGGGTTGACCTGGCCGTCGCGGCGAATGTAGGGCAGGCCGTCGGGCTTGGCCGGATCGGGCCACCAATAGGGGGCGAGCGAAAGGTAGTCGTGTTTGTCACCCGAATCGGCGGTGAGCTTTTTGTCGATCACCGACAGGGGCTTGAGGGCGAGCGCCTTGTCCGCCTCGCGAAGCACGCGGTCGTAGGCGGGGCGAAACGCGGGGTCGTTTGCGCGAGCGCGGGCGTTGGAGAGCACGGCGGGATCGCAGCAAAAGATCGCTGGCGGTGGGACCGAGTTCGCGAGCGCGGCGAGCGGGAATAAAATGGCGGCCACGGCAAGGGTGGCGCGACGCAGGCGGGCGGTGGTGTTCATTGGGGCTTCATGACGCGCAAGATGCGCGCGGATTTCAAAAGGGGATGTTTTTTCGGGAAGTTTTTTTGGCGATGCGCGCAAAGGCGCGCCAAAGAGCGCGGCACGAGCGAACTGCCCGTGCCGCCCGGATCATTTCTGACGCGGACTTAATTTGCGGGCGCGGGAACGGCGGGCTTGCCGGACATCTTGGCGCGGTAGCGAAGGAGCGCCTCGAGGAAATAGTAGTCGGCGTAGTTGAGCGGCACGTCGATTTCGCTATTGCCGGGAAGATGGCCGACCGAGTGCATCAGGATGAAGCCGCCGTTTTCACCGACCTTGGCGCGATAGGCGGGAGAGGAAAGCGAGAGGAGCTGCTTGCGCGCGGTGTCGAGATACCACTTGGAGAACTTGGCGTCGGTCGTGTAGTCGCTCAACTCGATGAGCGCGGAGGCGATGATCGCGGCGGCGGACGCGTCGCGCGGCGCGTTCGGAATGTCGGGCGCGTCGAAATCCCAGTAGGGAATTTTGTCCTTCGGGAGCCTGTTGTGATGGAGGATGAACAAGGCGATTCGTTGCGCTTGCTCGAGGTAGGCGGGATTGCGCGTTTCGCGATACATCATGGTGAACCCGTAGAGTCCCCACGCCTGGCCGCGCGCCCATGGCGACCAGTGGGCGTAACCTTGCTTGGTGTGGCGGAACAAAACCTTGCCGGTGCCCGGATCGTAATCGACGACGTGATAGCTGCTGCCGTCCTCGCGGAAATGGTTGGCGAGCGTGGTCTGCGCGTGGCTGATTGCGATTTCGCGGTAGCGTGGATTGCCGGACTCGCGCGAGGCCCAGAAAAGAAATTCGAGATTCATCATGTTGTCGATGATGACGGGGAACGTCCAGTAGCCGTGATCCCACGAACGGATGACACCGGCACAGGGATTGAAGCGACTGGCGAGCGACTCGGCGCCTTTGAGCATGATGTCGCGGTAGGAGGCGTCGCTGGTGAGCCGGAGACCGTTTCCGTAACTGCAACCGATCATGAACCCGAGATCGTGCGTGCCCTTGTAGTCCTTGATGCTTTCGAGGCGCGCGGTGTATTCGCGGGCGGCGTCGCGCCATTTTGCGTCGCCGGTGTATTCGTGAAGGAGCCAGAGCGAGCCGGGGAAAAAGCCGCTGGTCCAGTCGCGCGGGCGGATCGTTACGAGCTTGCCGTTTTCGAACCTGCGGGGCTGGCGGTTTTTCTCGGCGACATCGGCCATCGACTGGAGGAGTTTTGTGTATTGTTGCGCGGCGACGTCGAAGTTTTCGCGCACGAGTTGCTCGGTTTTGCCGTCGGCTTTTTGGGCGAAGGCCGGAATGGCCAAAACAGCACTGACAACGGGGATGAGGAGGGCGTTTCGGAGTGTCATGGTAAGAGGGTGAAAATTAGAAGCCGCAAATGCGGGCAAATGCACGCGAATTAAAGCGGGGGAAACTAGTTTTTCATTCGGCCTTGAGATTGCGGCCCATGAGATCGGTGATGGTTTGATCGAGCGGTTTTTGCTTAAAAAGCACGGCGTGAATTTCATTGAGCACGGGAGTGTCGATGCCGCGTTCGGCGCAGAGGCCGGCGAGTGATTGCGCGGTTCTGTAACCTTCGATGACGCTGTGGCTCGTCGAAATAATTTCCCCAGCCGTGCGCCCCTCGGCGAGGTGCTGCCCGAAGGTGCGGTTGCGACTCCATGAGCCGTAACTGGTGGCGATGAGATCGCCGAATCCGCTCAGGCCGTAGAAGGTTTCGGGGCGCGCGCCGAGGGCCTGGCCGACGCGGATCATTTCGGCGAGGGCGCGGGTGAGGAGCGCGGCCTTGACGTTGTCGCCGCGGCGGAGCCCGTCGCACACGCCGGCGGCGATGGCATAGACATTTTTGAGCGCGCCGCCGAGTTCGACACCGACGATGTCGTCGCTCGTGTAAACGCGCAGGTTGGGGCCGCTGATGGCGGCCTGGATTTCAGCGGTGTCACTGCAGGCGCGCGCGGTGGCGAGCACCATGGCGGCAAGTTTGCCGAGGGCGACCTCCCCGGCGTTGGTGGGGCCGGAGAGGATGCCGGCGCGAACGCCGGGGATTGTGGCGTTGATGATTTCGGAGGGGCGCAGATGAGTGCCGGTTTCAACGCCCTTGGCGAGGCTGATGACGAAGCGGAGTTGCGTGGCGTGCGCACGGTTTTTCTGGATGCGCCCACATGTTTCGCGAAGCGCTTGGGCGGGACAGGCGAGGAGCACAACCTCGGCTTCCATGAGCACGGGGGTGAGCTCGTGGCCGATCTGCACACTGGACGGGATTTCGACGCCCGGCAGATGCTCGGTGTTCTCGTGCCCGGATGCGAGCGCGAGCGCTTGTTCAAAACGACGCGGCACCAGAGTGGCCGGATGTCCGAGTCGGCTGAGATGGATGGCAAACGCAGTGCCCCAGGCACCGGCGCCGATGACGGCAAAATTCATAGGGCCGCAAAACTAGGGATTCGCACGACGCGGTGAAGTGGAAAATTTCACGCAATCTTTTGGCAGCCGACGGGCGGTTGGGCTGGGCCTAAAGGACTAATTTAAAAGACGAGGCCTGCTTGTCTCGGCCCGGCGGGTGGTGCCCAATCGGGGCAGTTTTTTGTCTCCGCCTCCAGCCCCTGCTCATCATGCAAAAACGCAATTCTCGTTTCACACATTTTATCCAGCGATTTATCATTGGCACCGCCATCATTGGCGTGATGTCCGCGGCGGTCGCAAAATCACCCGAGTCAAAAACCGTGCCGCTCTTTGACGGCAAGACGCTTGATGGGTGGATCGATATTCGTGACAACTACGCATCATTTTCCGGAGGCGACATTCTCAACCCCGGATCGTTTGCGCAAAAACTCGCGACAAAATCCGACGCCGTCGCGACGTTCTTGAACGGGCGGTTGAGCGATTCCGTGCGAGCGAGCCTGGCGGATTGCCCGCAGCCCGAAAGCCCGCGGATGAAGCGTTATCGAAACGCGCTTGCGAAGGATTTGAACCGCATCATCTCGGGCGCGGGCATCCACAACGAGTTGCGTTTTCGCGGTGTCGCGCTGAAACAGGAGACGCGCGATTTACTGGCGGCGGGCGCAAAATTAAAAGATGCGGCGTCGCTCGCGCGTCTGAACAAATTGCTAATCGAGGATGCGTTTGCCGGCGATCTCGCGCAAAGTCCGTCGAGGGGCTGGATCGTGAAGGACGGCGTGCTCGCAAGCACCGGCGCGGGGCGCGGCGTGCTCTGCACGGAAAAGGACTATGCGCGCTTTCGGCTCACATTCACAATGCGGCAGGCGCGCGCAAGGCCCGGGCAGGGGCACCAGCCGTGCGTGCTGATTTTTTGCACGCGTCCGAGGGAAGGTGAAAAACCACTCGGCGCGCTCGGCGGGATTCAGCTTCAACCGCCAAACGGAAGCCATTGGGATTATCGTCCGGGCAAAAACAACAACGGGGGCGCGGCGTTCACGAAACTGAACAAAAC
This genomic interval carries:
- a CDS encoding alginate lyase family protein — encoded protein: MNTTARLRRATLAVAAILFPLAALANSVPPPAIFCCDPAVLSNARARANDPAFRPAYDRVLREADKALALKPLSVIDKKLTADSGDKHDYLSLAPYWWPDPAKPDGLPYIRRDGQVNPESKRDNDALKFVRICNAVKTLGLAYYLTGRETYAEKAAMLTRVWFLDEATRMNPNLNHAQGIRGRNSGRGAGVLEGRHITALTDGLALIAASSAWPAEKQTAMRAWLESYHTWLTTSKIGLAEAAANNNHGTWYAVQAAHLELALGKTAVARRRVEKQLPHYIATQIEPDGRQPHELARTNSLHYSIFNLEPLFELAQLGERAGYTGGWTHTTKDGRSLRAALAYVAPYLDPAKPWPKKDITPGKTARILPLLRAYLARQDDAQFKALYETYSVSTPDLAKERWHLLLPPLPR
- a CDS encoding glycoside hydrolase family 88 protein, with product MTLRNALLIPVVSAVLAIPAFAQKADGKTEQLVRENFDVAAQQYTKLLQSMADVAEKNRQPRRFENGKLVTIRPRDWTSGFFPGSLWLLHEYTGDAKWRDAAREYTARLESIKDYKGTHDLGFMIGCSYGNGLRLTSDASYRDIMLKGAESLASRFNPCAGVIRSWDHGYWTFPVIIDNMMNLEFLFWASRESGNPRYREIAISHAQTTLANHFREDGSSYHVVDYDPGTGKVLFRHTKQGYAHWSPWARGQAWGLYGFTMMYRETRNPAYLEQAQRIALFILHHNRLPKDKIPYWDFDAPDIPNAPRDASAAAIIASALIELSDYTTDAKFSKWYLDTARKQLLSLSSPAYRAKVGENGGFILMHSVGHLPGNSEIDVPLNYADYYFLEALLRYRAKMSGKPAVPAPAN
- a CDS encoding NAD(P)H-dependent glycerol-3-phosphate dehydrogenase, coding for MNFAVIGAGAWGTAFAIHLSRLGHPATLVPRRFEQALALASGHENTEHLPGVEIPSSVQIGHELTPVLMEAEVVLLACPAQALRETCGRIQKNRAHATQLRFVISLAKGVETGTHLRPSEIINATIPGVRAGILSGPTNAGEVALGKLAAMVLATARACSDTAEIQAAISGPNLRVYTSDDIVGVELGGALKNVYAIAAGVCDGLRRGDNVKAALLTRALAEMIRVGQALGARPETFYGLSGFGDLIATSYGSWSRNRTFGQHLAEGRTAGEIISTSHSVIEGYRTAQSLAGLCAERGIDTPVLNEIHAVLFKQKPLDQTITDLMGRNLKAE
- a CDS encoding family 16 glycoside hydrolase; protein product: MQKRNSRFTHFIQRFIIGTAIIGVMSAAVAKSPESKTVPLFDGKTLDGWIDIRDNYASFSGGDILNPGSFAQKLATKSDAVATFLNGRLSDSVRASLADCPQPESPRMKRYRNALAKDLNRIISGAGIHNELRFRGVALKQETRDLLAAGAKLKDAASLARLNKLLIEDAFAGDLAQSPSRGWIVKDGVLASTGAGRGVLCTEKDYARFRLTFTMRQARARPGQGHQPCVLIFCTRPREGEKPLGALGGIQLQPPNGSHWDYRPGKNNNGGAAFTKLNKTRYDNSVWFRVEILADATKGTARMAVAHPAMEKPREVLRFSDPAAGKTGPIALQMHNAGLFDEFKDIAIEIDPDVNELLMLRE